A region of Paenibacillus sp. 37 DNA encodes the following proteins:
- a CDS encoding cobalamin-independent methionine synthase II family protein has translation MTDKFQIVGSLLRPDELLKYKTQIEHNDDIQYPFYENYEGYEKCETEAIKQVVAKEIEHNLSVVTDGEFSKSMWHLDFVWGFGGVKRYIADHGYFFRDVDGTSKYETRKDIGLRITDKLSGKNHHFIQLFQQLQDTAGEQQTKLCVPSPSHIFGELSWSDNIGGTDAVYQNIQELKEGLVIAYKEFVEEFAAVGGKILQFDDCLWELFADDNPNSPFTGENINQDEVKGLATEFIDINNTVIDFGHSLGLKMWTHNCRGNYDSRNMGGGSYAKIANLFLKQLKYDRFFLEWDDDRAGSIEALEVFKDRPETEIVLGLLSSKTSTLDDEARVVRLLDEASKIIDKDRLLLSHQCGFASCDGGNELSEAQQWAKIDQGQKIAKQYWGSTI, from the coding sequence ATGACTGATAAGTTCCAGATCGTAGGAAGTTTATTGCGGCCGGATGAGCTGCTGAAATATAAAACGCAAATTGAACATAATGATGATATCCAATATCCGTTCTATGAAAACTACGAAGGATATGAAAAGTGCGAGACGGAGGCTATCAAACAAGTTGTCGCTAAGGAAATCGAACATAACTTGTCCGTTGTTACCGATGGAGAATTTTCCAAATCGATGTGGCATCTGGACTTTGTATGGGGATTTGGCGGCGTGAAGCGTTACATCGCGGATCACGGCTATTTTTTCAGAGATGTGGACGGAACTTCGAAATATGAAACACGCAAAGATATTGGACTACGCATTACTGATAAATTGAGTGGAAAGAACCATCATTTCATTCAACTGTTCCAACAACTGCAAGACACAGCTGGCGAGCAACAAACGAAACTTTGTGTACCGTCTCCTTCCCATATTTTCGGTGAGCTTTCCTGGTCGGATAACATTGGTGGAACGGATGCTGTATATCAGAACATACAGGAACTCAAAGAGGGTCTTGTGATCGCGTATAAGGAATTCGTGGAGGAATTCGCTGCAGTGGGCGGTAAAATTCTGCAATTCGATGATTGCTTATGGGAACTGTTTGCAGACGACAACCCGAACTCTCCGTTTACAGGGGAAAATATTAATCAAGATGAAGTAAAGGGTCTCGCTACCGAATTCATTGATATTAATAATACCGTGATTGACTTTGGTCATAGCCTTGGCTTGAAAATGTGGACACATAACTGTCGTGGCAATTATGATTCCCGCAACATGGGTGGTGGATCGTATGCCAAAATTGCGAATCTGTTCCTGAAGCAATTGAAGTATGATCGTTTCTTCCTGGAATGGGATGATGATCGTGCGGGTTCAATTGAAGCTCTGGAAGTGTTCAAGGACAGACCTGAAACGGAAATTGTACTGGGTCTGTTGTCATCCAAAACGAGTACACTCGATGATGAAGCACGTGTTGTCCGTTTGCTGGACGAAGCTTCCAAAATCATCGATAAGGATCGGCTGCTGCTGTCTCACCAATGCGGCTTTGCATCTTGTGATGGCGGTAATGAATTAAGCGAAGCTCAACAATGGGCGAAGATTGATCAAGGGCAGAAGATTGCAAAGCAATATTGGGGCAGCACGATCTAG
- a CDS encoding GNAT family N-acetyltransferase, whose product MQTLETNRLILRNFTVTDAAGLLEYTANPRVNCFMDQRILTLEDAETEVAKRSSDDSHIAVCLKDSNELIGELFGMREDRDSDTDKDSNSDTYSIGWNFNGRYEGKGYASESANAFIENLFMEQGIRRLYAYVEDDNFRSQKLCEKLGMRREGLFMEFISFVNNEDGTPKYENTYQYALLKKEWLAQRESQ is encoded by the coding sequence ATGCAAACACTTGAAACCAATCGATTAATCCTGCGAAATTTCACCGTAACGGACGCAGCCGGACTATTGGAATACACGGCAAATCCCAGAGTGAATTGTTTTATGGATCAACGAATTTTAACATTGGAAGACGCGGAGACAGAGGTCGCAAAAAGAAGCAGTGACGATTCCCACATCGCGGTCTGCCTGAAAGACAGTAACGAGCTGATCGGTGAGCTGTTTGGTATGAGGGAAGATCGGGATTCCGATACGGATAAGGATTCGAATTCAGATACGTATAGTATTGGTTGGAATTTTAATGGCAGATATGAAGGGAAAGGGTACGCCAGTGAGAGCGCCAATGCTTTCATCGAAAATCTCTTTATGGAACAGGGAATAAGAAGACTGTACGCCTATGTCGAGGATGATAACTTCCGTTCTCAGAAACTGTGTGAGAAGCTGGGCATGCGCCGGGAAGGTCTTTTTATGGAGTTCATTTCATTTGTCAATAATGAGGACGGCACACCGAAATACGAGAATACGTATCAATATGCTTTGTTGAAAAAGGAATGGCTGGCTCAGCGTGAATCGCAGTAA